The genomic DNA CAGGTAGGCTCGGCTTCAATGTTTACTGCAGTGGCTTATTGTAGTCCGGTGAGTCGGATCCGGAAGGTTGGCCGCTGTTGACTGTCTTGGATGCAGAAAATGCAGCAAGCATGGCCGTCCCGCAGAGGCATCGGGTAGCTGAATGGAAGTGAGAGTCAAACGTCAACGTCTGTCCAACGTCGGAATGAACACTGTGTAGGCTAGCCACAAGCCCACGGCCCTAGCAAATGGTTTGTCATGAGGACCTGCTGCCGAAAAGCTTGCCTTTCTTGAGATCCCAAAGATCCAAATTCATCATCCATGATACCATGGGTTGAGCTTGATTACTGACAAGGTCGAAGGGTAAATAATCTCGGTGGGTAAGGTATACAGTAGGCGAACCCGACGGATGTTGATATCTACGCTGCGCGGAAGGAGATGGGTTTTCGAGCTGCAGTTGAGCTGAGTTAGCAGGAATATTCTCATCTCTTGGACATGTGATGCAGGTTGTGTGGTGCTACTTCTTCCTGTCGCCCCAACACGCTGCGTCTTCATGGGAAATGGCACGGCCATCCCGATaaaaaccaaccccaagtCCGCCTGACCGCCTCTTTCCAAAGTTGAATGGAGCAGCAACCGACCTGGAATCTGTGACACCACATCGTTTTGATCCGGACGCCCGTCACCAGCCACTTGGAGACGTTCAGGGGTAGAAAACCTGTCCATCCGGGCTGTGGAAGAGAATGCGGTTCCAAAGGAGCGTACAGACAGGGTAACACCGCTGGTTTATGTATCCAATCGTTGCTCAGACATCGAAAAGAGCTAAATGATCCCCTAGATCGAGGTGTGCCAATGTATGGGATACAGGTAGGTagggggggagtggtgaATCCGTAGTACGGGAAAAGCGGGTGGTGTATAATAAGGAGGCCAACTGAAGAAAACCATTTCAGCATACCGTGCCCAATACAAATGTGGCTGGCCCTGAGAAAAGCCGCGTAAACTTTGTGCGGAGCGTCAAAATAAAATTCTCGCTGTTGAAAACACAAGGGATGATTTTACTGCAATGAGAATGTTGATAGGATAGCATTCTGTGGATGTATTTCGAGTTCTTTCGATTGGAAGAATACTGTCGTGCTCTTTTCTCAGCAAAATTCCACGTGATAAATGGTCTGGCTATTTCGTCTATACTGGAAGGCACGATTGCCCTGCCTTCCAAACACAGTGAAGTTATCCCCAACGTTGCTAATCATTGGCAGATGTTACATAAGTGGAGACGACCGCAAACATGACCCCCACGATGGCGCAGCTGCCGATGGAATAGCCCCACTTTGCTGCCCTTCCAGCCCGGTCAACTGTGGGGCTATCGTCTCTACCCCCACAGTGACTTTAATTGGATACGCTCTTCGCTGCACGACAGCTTCTTTTTAAGCAGCTCAACGTCGTCAAGCCGAAGCTGTGCAGCCCACAGTTGCCGCAAAATCCTCAGCCTCTCCCGACTGTCGCATTCTATCATGGATTCATAGCAACAACGCGAACAAGATGTCCGTTATTCTATGCACCGGTGGGTTTTCCTCTCATGCTATGTGATGTTGCGACCCCTTCTGAGAGATCCTATTTCGGTGCTGCTCGCTATTGACACGCCTGGCTGACATTGGGGTTCGATAATAGCGGGTTACGACCACACAATACGGTACGACAAGCCAGAATATCGAAATGCAGATTCTCTCGTATAAAGGGGCTAACACTCTTGCTCAGATTCTGGGAAGCTCTATCAGGCATCTGCTCCCGAACAATCCAACATCCTGATTCGCAGGTCAACCGACTCTGCATCTCACCAGACAAGCGCTACCTCGCTGCTGCCGGCCACCACACCGTAAAGCTTTTCGATATCCGATCGACCAACCCTGCGCCACTTCTTGTCTTCGAGGGCCACACGGGCAACATCACAGGTGTTGCATTCCACTGCGAGGGAAAATGGATGGTCACGAGCTCTGAGGATGGAAccgtcaagatctgggagaCGAGGACTGGCACAATACAGCGCAGCTACAACCATGGATCCCCTGCGAATGACGTCGTAATTCATCCCAACCAGGGTGAAATCATCAGCTGTGACCGGGCTGGCAGCATCCGACTGTGGGATCTGGCCGAGAATACCTGCTCACACCAACTAATCCCAGAGGAAGATGTGTCTGTGACAAGTGTCACCGTGGCAACCGATGGGACCCTTCTCTGCGCCGCAAACACTGTTGTATGTGGATCTTTCATGTTCTCGTTTGAAGCTCGTGATAATGAGATGTGCTGACCTGCCGTTGAAGGGAAATGTCTTCGTCTGGCGACTCGAACAGCAATATGAGCGCACCACTCTTGTACCCCTAACCCAATTCTCAGCACACAGCAGTCACTACATCACCCGCATTCTCCTCTCGCCCGACGTCAAGAAATTGGCAACATGCAGCGCGGATCATACCGCAAAGATCTGGGAGGTCAAAGAGATGGAACCCCAGGGTCCAGATAGTGAACCACGACCGTTCCCTCTCGAAGCCACACTCACTGGCCACCAAAGATGGGTTTGGGACTGTGCCTTCAGCGCCGATAGTGCGTACCTCGTCACTGCATGCAGCGATCATTACGCTCGCCTTTGGGAGCTTCACAGTCAACAAATCATCAGACAGTACAACGGCCACCATCGTGGCGCCGTCTGCGTGGCCCTCAATGACTACTCGGAGGCCAGATAGGACGGGCCCTCGGAAAACTATTGCAAGGACGAATCACGCGGAGAACGCCGCAAAAGCAACTCGGGGTCAGGACAGCAAGACCAAGCTCAGAGGAGGCTCCAGCACCCCAGACAGAAACAACGGACAAAGTCTGGGACGAATTACAAGGCTGCGAGGAAAGCCAAGGATAAGTCGGGACCttcatcagcaccaccaacagtACCAGCACCCGCGCCCGCTGGGCCACTGGTGACAGTAGAGGAAGCTACAGCTCGGGTTGGTGAGCTTGTTGTCACTCCCCAGGAATCGTTGTCACTCCCCAGGAATCCGCTTCTCCCGACGATGCGAGCGACGTgacccccatcacccccatgGAGAGCAAGAGATCATCATTCGTTGAGGTTATCGAGGGGCAGGTGAAGCGATCAGTTGCAGGGGAGTTTTGGTGAACTGATAATTTGGGGATACAACGACTATGGCTAAGAAGTATCAGCATATGCAGtgatttttctttcttcgcAATCCATCAGAACACGCTCTGTAGGAATATGTACCAACAATAAGGTTGATCAGTTGTGACTGCGTTTTGCAGAGAGGGAAAGTCTGGGGGCTGCATTTGATGATAGCGATTGCGAAGAGTTTGGTGCCTACGGGGCAACCGGCAAAATAATTATCTGATTTCTGCAACTAGCAAGTAGCGACCAGTCGAATACATTGTAATCCTGGGAACATTTTGCCAAAGATTTTGTGGCTTGCACCTCGCTTTCCCATTATTTGGTTTGTAAACTATCTACAGCACATTCAACAAGCCGCCCATCAATCGCAACTCCATTTCTCCTCGCATGCAAACCCAAAACACAACACGAAAAAAACCCCTCCAAGTTTGCTTCCCA from Podospora pseudoanserina strain CBS 124.78 chromosome 2, whole genome shotgun sequence includes the following:
- the LST8 gene encoding TOR complex subunit lst8 (BUSCO:EOG092638XA; COG:S; EggNog:ENOG503NTXM); this encodes MSVILCTAGYDHTIRFWEALSGICSRTIQHPDSQVNRLCISPDKRYLAAAGHHTVKLFDIRSTNPAPLLVFEGHTGNITGVAFHCEGKWMVTSSEDGTVKIWETRTGTIQRSYNHGSPANDVVIHPNQGEIISCDRAGSIRLWDLAENTCSHQLIPEEDVSVTSVTVATDGTLLCAANTVGNVFVWRLEQQYERTTLVPLTQFSAHSSHYITRILLSPDVKKLATCSADHTAKIWEVKEMEPQGPDSEPRPFPLEATLTGHQRWVWDCAFSADSAYLVTACSDHYARLWELHSQQIIRQYNGHHRGAVCVALNDYSEAR